CTCCTCTGCGTAAAGCGGGTCAGCTAGATAACCGTGGTAGCCACTTTTATCTGGCTATGTATTGGGCGGGAGCCGTTGCCAATCAGACTGACGATGCTGAATTGGCTGCTAATTTCAGTAAGCTATACGATGCTTTGTCTAGTAATGAAGACAAAATCATTGCTGAAATTGATGCGACTCAAGGCAAACCAATGGATATCGGTGGTTACTATATGCCTGAGCTGGATAAGGTCACTAAGGCAATGTGCCCAAGTGAAACCTTAAACTCTGCACTACAAGCGTAAACGTCAATTATTCAAGTTTGAAGGCCTGGTTTTATACCAGGCTTTTTTTTTGGCTAAGGCTTGCATCAGTTTCAGGCAAGGTGCTGAAAAGTTGCACATGAAAAAGTAACTATATTTAATTTGAAATGTTAAAGCGTAGATAATTTAAACAAGAAAAATGAAAGCTAAAAATATTTAGGATTGGCAACGATAGAAAGTTGAATGGACAATATATAACCAGTATCGAATCGCAGAAAGAAAAATAAAATACCTTAGCGAGAAGTTATTTTCATTTGATTTGTAAAGTATTCAAGCTGAACATTGTTAAGACACCACCAAAACATATTCAGTTCGATTTTGTGATCCTGATAGAAAAGCAGCCCCCCCCTGCCTGCTTTTACCATCTTAACGATAGCTGTCCTCTGGAAGAGTAATGTTTGCTGCATGAAGACCTTTAGGGCCTTGTTCAACATCAAACTTCACTTCCTGACCGGCTTTGAGGGTTCTATATCCGTCCATTTGAATGGTTGAAAAATGTGCAAAGACATCTTCTCCACCATCTTCTGGTACGATAAATCCAAACCCTTTTGCGTTGTTAAACCACTTAACTTTACCTACTGCCATAATTTAATTCCGGATTTGCTCCTTGA
Above is a window of Paraneptunicella aestuarii DNA encoding:
- the cspD gene encoding cold shock domain-containing protein CspD: MAVGKVKWFNNAKGFGFIVPEDGGEDVFAHFSTIQMDGYRTLKAGQEVKFDVEQGPKGLHAANITLPEDSYR